Within the Burkholderia mayonis genome, the region CGCGACGTTCCGCTGCACGCAGATGATCCTCTGGCCGACGAAGTAAATCGCGATGAGCACCCCGCGCCTGAAGGACACGCCGCATGCGGCCGCTCGCGAACGGCGTGACGGCATCGACATGACCTGGCTCGATCCGCTGCGGCTCCGTTTCCGCGCGTCGCGGATCAGAGGAGGCTGGGCCGCGCGGTCGCGGCCGGACGTGCGCTTCATCGACGTGCCCACCGCGACGATCCGTGTGCGCGCCGCCGGCCCGCGCGAGAGCGGACAGCCGACGATCGTGCTCGTCTGCGATCCGCCGAGCGTCATCGAGCACTTCGACCGGTTGTTTTCGCTCGTCGCGCCGCACGCGCGCATCGTCTGCTTCGAGCCGCCCGGCTTCGGCTTCTCCGTGCCGAACCGGCAATTCGCGTTTTCGTTCGACGACTACCGCGCCGCGATCGAAGCAATGCTCGCGAGCCTGAACGAAGGACCTTACCTGCTCGCGTTCTCGTGCGTCTGGGCGCATATCGCGTTGCAGATCGCGGCCGCGCAGCCGGCGCTCGTCGACAGGCTGCTGCTCTGGCAAAGCCCCGCGTGGGACGAACAGGTCGCGTGGGCGCGGCACGTCGATGCGCGCAACCTGCTCGCGACGCCTGTCGTCGGGCAGTGCGCGTGCGCGTTCGGCGCGCGGAAGATCGGCGCCGGCTGGTTCCGGCAAGCAATGGCGAAAGACCGTTACCGCGAATTCGCACCGATGCTCGATACGTCGTTCGATCACGGCGCGTTCTGCTGCCTCGGCTCGCTGTGGCAGCGGTTTTATAA harbors:
- a CDS encoding alpha/beta fold hydrolase, which produces MSTPRLKDTPHAAARERRDGIDMTWLDPLRLRFRASRIRGGWAARSRPDVRFIDVPTATIRVRAAGPRESGQPTIVLVCDPPSVIEHFDRLFSLVAPHARIVCFEPPGFGFSVPNRQFAFSFDDYRAAIEAMLASLNEGPYLLAFSCVWAHIALQIAAAQPALVDRLLLWQSPAWDEQVAWARHVDARNLLATPVVGQCACAFGARKIGAGWFRQAMAKDRYREFAPMLDTSFDHGAFCCLGSLWQRFYNAAPRAVQVEQPTLLTWGAADRTHRHSDKWSIARHVPQAVLHPGFEQAGHSPELEDSDAFAALLLDWLTAKRES